Proteins from a single region of Diorhabda sublineata isolate icDioSubl1.1 chromosome 2, icDioSubl1.1, whole genome shotgun sequence:
- the LOC130452722 gene encoding protein disulfide-isomerase TMX3-like, with protein MNVLIYFFLLTEFVLLVSPSSKWILELGDNFIDIRKDGGYWLVKFYTPWCGHCKRLDPVWAHVVQALKNTHIRVGKVDCSVFPNVGRAFDVTMYPTIKLIKPEEDFTFEGEKATEEIINFAIRLAGPPVQQVTRTESLTNIKNMNQLFFMYVGEREGLLWNTFYNLASKFQAHAFYYSASEEIAKNHVDIHKLPAVFVHKENSHYFYSVGEGNDVVDADYINASMHKWINEERFETFPKLTETNINEILHTRKYIVLVIVEENKLLQIPKEMIDFKNTVESLARTKRHKYHNHFQFGWSNSHDLANNIAMQIVPLPYLLVLNSTTLHHYVPEDDPTEMTADAIELFLERILNQTAPVYGGNDLAVRLYRAYFKSRTTLSERWRGNPALTTVLLGLPLGFFSFIVYSCCCANILDADEDEEEELLHEKKD; from the exons atgaatgtgttaatatatttttttttactaacgG aatttgtACTTTTGGTATCACCTTCATCAAAATGGATATTAGAATTAGGAGATAATTTCATTGATATTAGAAAAGATGGTGGTTATTGGTTGGTTAAATTTTATACACCTTGGTGTGGTCATTGTAAAAGGCTTGATCCTGTGTGGGCTCATGTTGTACAAGCACTCAAAAATACTCACATTAGAGTTGGAAAGGTTGACTGCTCAGTATTTCCCAATGTTGGAAGAGCTTTCGACGTCACAATGTATCCTACCATTAAACT caTTAAACCTGAAGAAGATTTCACTTTTGAAGGAGAAAAAGCAACTGAAGAGATAATTAATTTTGCTATTAGATTAGCTGGACCTCCAGTGCAACAAGTAACCCGCACCGAAAGTTtgacaaacataaaaaacatgaaTCAGCTATTTTTCATGTACGTTGGTGAAAGAGAAGGGCTATTATGGAATACATTTTATAACTTGGCTTCTAAATTTCAAGCTCATGCTTTTTATTATTCTGCTAGTGAAGAAATTGCTAAGAATCATGTTGACATACACAAGCTACCAGCAGTATTTGTCCACAAAGAAAACTCTCATTATTTCTACTCTG tCGGAGAAGGTAACGATGTAGTTGACGCTGATTACATAAACGCCTCCATGCACAAGTGGATAAACGAAGAACGTTTTGAGACGTTTCCAAAATTAactgaaacaaatataaatgaaattctTCATACTCGAAAATATATTGTACTCGTcatagttgaagaaaataaattgttacaaataCCAAAGGAAAtgattgatttcaaaaatactgTTGAGTCTTTAGCTAGAACGAAAAGACATAAATATCACAATCACTTTCAATTTGGTTGGAGCAATAGTCACGATCTCGCTAATAATATAGCAATGCAAATAGTTCCCCTGCCGTATTTATTAGTGTTGAATTCGACGACTCTACATCACTATGTTCCTGAAGATGATCCCACTGAAATGACAGCCGATGCTATAGAATTGTTTTTGGAAAGGATTTTAAATCAGACTGCACCA GTTTATGGCGGCAACGATTTGGCTGTAAGATTGTACAGAGCATATTTCAAGTCAAGGACTACTCTTTCTGAAAGATGGAGAGGAAATCCAGCTTTGACAACTGTTTTACTGGGACTACCTCTTGGGTTCTTCTCATTTATAGTGTATTCCTGTTGCTGCGCTAATATTTTAGATGCCGACGAAGACGAAGAGGAAG agCTTCTTCATGAGAAGAAagactaa